One window from the genome of Apus apus isolate bApuApu2 chromosome 12, bApuApu2.pri.cur, whole genome shotgun sequence encodes:
- the MCTS1 gene encoding malignant T-cell-amplified sequence 1, with the protein MFKKFDEKENVSNCIQLKTSVIKGIKNQLIDQFPVIEPWLNQIMPKKDPVKIVRCHEHIEILTVNGELLFFRQREGIFYPTLRLLHKYPFILPHQQVDKGAIKFVLSGANIMCPGLTSPGAKLYPAAVDTVVAIMAEGKQHALCVGVMKMSAEDIEKVNKGIGIENIHYLNDGLWHMKTYK; encoded by the exons ATGTTCAAGAA ATTTGATGAAAAGGAGAATGTATCAAACTGCATCCAGCTGAAAACTTCAGTTATTAAAGGTATTAAGAATCAGCTGATAGACCAGTTCCCTGTTATTGAACCATGGCTAAACCAAATTATGCCAAAGAAGGACCCAGTCAAAATTGTAAGATG CCATGAACATATAGAAATCCTCACTGTGAATGGGGAGTTGCTGTTCTTCAGACAAAGAGAAGGGATTTTCTACCCAACACTAAGGTTGCTTCACAAAT ACCCATTTATTCTACCACATCAGCAGGTTGATAAAGGCGCCATTAAATTTGTACTAAGTGGAGCTAATATAATGTGCCCTGGCCTGACATCTCCTGGAGCAAAACTTTACCCTGCTGCTGTTGATACTGTTGTT GCGATAATGGCAGAGGGAAAACAACATGCATTATGTGTGGGAGTAATGAAGATGTCAGCTGAGGACAT TGAGAAGGTCAACAAAGGGATTGGTATCGAAAATATCCACTATTTAAATGATGGCCTTTGGCATATGAAGACATACAAGTGA